Proteins encoded in a region of the Raphanus sativus cultivar WK10039 chromosome 8, ASM80110v3, whole genome shotgun sequence genome:
- the LOC108820492 gene encoding magnesium dechelatase SGR1, chloroplastic, with protein sequence MCSLSPSLLLPTRLKPGYSDKRSNSSNSLFVSNRRSKRRNLSIVPMARLFGPAIFESAKLKVLFLGVDEKKHPPTLPRTYTLTHSDITAKLTLAISHSINNSQLQGWANRIYRDEVVAEWKKVKGKLSLHVHCHISGGHFLLDLFAKFRYYIFCKELPVVLKAIVHGDENLLNNYPELQEAPVWVYFHSNVDEFNRVECWGPLWEASSPDGHRTQSLPEPQCKDECSCCFPPVSSIPWSHSLSNEVAKGYYGTHGEGMSTPNPEKL encoded by the exons ATGTGCAGTTTGTCGCCGAGTCTGCTGTTACCGACAAGGCTCAAACCAGGCTATTCAGACAAACGGAGTAACAGTAGCAATTCCCTCTTTGTCTCCAATAGAAGATCCAAGAGGAGGAACCTATCCATTGTTCCC ATGGCAAGATTGTTTGGACCGGCGATCTTCGAATCAGCCAAGCTGAAAGTATTGTTTTTGGGTGTTGATGAGAAGAAGCATCCACCAACGCTCCCAAGAACTTACACACTCACTCACAGTGACATTACTGCTAAATTAACTTTAGCTATCTCTCACTCCATTAACAACTCTCAg TTGCAAGGATGGGCTAATCGGATATACAGAGATGAAGTAGTAGCAGAATGGAAGAAAGTGAAAGGGAAACTGTCGCTCCATGTTCACTGTCATATTAGCGGTGGACATTTCCTTTTAGATTTATTCGCAAAGTTTCGATATTACATCTTTTGCAAGGAGTTACCAGTT GTGTTGAAGGCTATAGTTCATGGAGATGAGAACTTGTTGAACAACTATCCAGAGTTACAAGAAGCTCCTGTTTGGGTTTATTTCCATTCTAATGTCGATGAGTTCAACAGAGTCGAATGTTGGGGTCCTCTTTGGGAAGCTTCTTCACCTGATGGTCACAGGACTCAATCTCTTCCTGAGCCGCAGTGCAAGGATGAGTGCAGTTGTTGTTTCCCACCGGTTAGCTCTATTCCGTGGTCACATAGTCTTAGTAATGAAGTTGCTAAAGGTTACTATGGGACTCATGGTGAGGGAATGTCTACTCCTAATCCGGAGAAActctaa